TGAGCCCCTGGGTGCGGGGCGGGGACGCAGACAGAGGCAGCGGCCCCAGCGCGGGCGTCGCGGTGCTGTTCGGAGCGTGCAGCTCCCATCTGTTGCCACATAAACACACGCTCCGGGATGCCTGATGCGGCAGCACGtcgggggaggaggggagagcagaaggggctgcagtgctgagaatCCCCCCGCCCCCAGCCTGTCCTCTCGGTAACCCCGCGCCTCCTGGACGGGACCCCCCTGCGCCTCACGGGGCGGGAGGAAGCGCTCGGGAGCCGTCCCAGGGGGTCTGTGTTAAATAATGCCATAGCCCTCCTGCTCGGGACCAACCCGTAGGCACCGCCGCCAGACGGACGGGTCCGAGGCGGAAGGCGGAGGGTGCCTCCCGCGGTCAGGGCCCTCGTCCTTTTTCGCTGCCGTGGTGGACGTCGGGGAGCCCCGTCGGGGAAAGGGGTACGGCTGGCCCCGGCCCCACGGGCCACTTTACCAGAAccaaattcctttttttttttttttttttctttctttcttttttctttttcttttctcgCTCTTGTGAGATCCCACATGGAAGCCGTTAACGAATGCTCGATAAAGATCACGACAAAGGTATTATTCAAATGAGGCAGGTAATTGCAACCAGAAGGCgccttctccccttccttttgctctttcctttcccaAGAGAGCCCTTCGCATCGCATTCGATCCCTGCGATGCTCCAATCGGGGATCGCCCCACCCGCACAGCCGCGGGGTCTCCGTGGAGCCCCCAGGCGCTGCCCACGGCCGCATCCTCGCGGTACTCGAAGCTCCACAGATGGGATTTTTCCTCCTCAAATTCCAGGGTCGGGCTGCTGCGTGTGTTCGCCCCCAGGCAGAGAATCTCCGGGTgtattggtttgtttttctccttattttccCCCTATGCTTTTGATTCACTCGCATCGTTGTTTATTCACAAGCATTCCGTTATCCTGTTAGCATTCCGAGCAGAAGCCGCTCGCAGATCCGACTCCGATGGTTTCCTGCAGAAACATGTGGAAGCAATAGAGGGGACGTGAGCTCCCCAAACCGGGGAAGCCCCGGAGCGGAGCGTGCCCGAGGCCGGCACCGCTGGAGCCGCACCGGGGAGCTCAGTCCCAGCCCCCGCGCACACGTCGGGGATGGAGGCCTCGGTTTTGCTCTCGCTACATTCGGGGCATCTTCTCTTCGGAGGTTGAGCCTTAGGATAGGACGGAGAAAACCCGCCGCATCCTGTCGCTGGAAATAGAGGATCacattttgtttaatgttaaacgggaaaaaaaagataaagaagtgTCAGACGGAGAGCAAGAGGCGGGCGAAACCCCGGGGCTCAGCTCCGACGCCCTCCGTCCCTGGGGAGGCCAGGGCGCGCCGTGCTCGgggcagcactgccctctgCCCGCGGCCGCCGCATCGCCGCGCTCGGTGCCCGCGGGAGGAGCGGCTCCCGCTTATCGCCCTCAGATAGCGGCTCGGCGGTACCCGGCGGGGATCAAAGCTCGCCGCGAGCGACCTCAGACGGGACGGGCTCTCGTGGCGAGAAGCGAACCAAAGACGGAGAGGAGAAGAACTGTCCCGGTCCCGTCGGAACAGCAGGGCTCGGGACGGCCGGCTCCCGGCGGCGGTTTACCTCTCGTTGTTGCTCTCCCTCACACCCACGAGGGCTCCGTCTCGCCCCCCGTGTGTCAGTGCCTCCTGCTCCCGTGCCTCGCACCGTCCGCCCGCTCCGTCCCGAACCCCCGCTCCGCCGCCTAGAAAGGACACGAGGAAGCCGACAATTCGTTTCCTGCTCAAACCACCCGGCCGCAGCCTCACACGGTGCCCGCGGCCACCGGACCCGCCCCGCCGTCCCGGAGGGTGCGAGGAGGAAAGGCTCATTCATGACATGGGGAGCAC
This DNA window, taken from Excalfactoria chinensis isolate bCotChi1 chromosome 4, bCotChi1.hap2, whole genome shotgun sequence, encodes the following:
- the LOC140251895 gene encoding uncharacterized protein; this translates as MRVNQKHRGKIRRKTNQYTRRFSAWGRTHAAARPWNLRRKNPICGASSTARMRPWAAPGGSTETPRLCGWGDPRLEHRRDRMRCEGLSWERKEQKEGEKAPSGCNYLPHLNNTFVVIFIEHSLTASMWDLTRARKEKEKRKKEKKKKKKEFGSGKVARGAGASRTPFPDGAPRRPPRQRKRTRALTAGGTLRLPPRTRPSGGGAYGLVPSRRAMALFNTDPLGRLPSASSRPVRRRGVPSRRRGVTERTGWGRGDSQHCSPFCSPLLPRRAAASGIPERVFMWQQMGAARSEQHRDARAGAAASVCVPAPHPGAHSSLAAPMCPDGAARSSSDSFRTKHSPKREPQCCVEQLQAGAESHQTS